From the genome of Metarhizium brunneum chromosome 4, complete sequence, one region includes:
- the ethA_1 gene encoding FAD-containing monooxygenase EthA, with product MDAKSEAPSNGLDFDVVIIGAGISGINAAYRVQNEAPAGTSYVILESRDAIGGTWNLWRYPGIRSDSDVFTFSFGWNPWPGRESLASGEKIKQYMVESAQQAGIDKHIRHGHKVVSANWSPDDKCWEVMAQQQGGGEHHDGKATRPPQLFRGRFVFLGTGYYDYQEPLASAIPGIDNFGGRLINPQHWPQDYDYANKEMVIIGSGATAISILPAVANKVKHVTMLQRSPSWYLTLNQYGRIARLLAVIFPDRMARRLNRYRWLIQTQILLFVSRNMPFVAGGLLRLLTSLQLPKDADWKRDFQPRYGPWDQRLCVVMDGDLFAALRSRQASVVTDHIDTVAEDGIVLKSGQVLKADVIVAATGIRLKFGGGIRFSVNGAPVDLTDRFAWKQCMLQDVPNLVFSFGYAENSWTLGADCAATVMLRVMRELQRQRLTWAAPRVDASETKTMAPRPLWRLTSTYLENMTSVFPKGGTGEWRPRWYPFFDLWAASWGGMKGLAME from the coding sequence ATGGACGCCAAGTCGGAAGCCCCGTCCAACGGCTTGGACTTTGACGTAGTCATCATCGGAGCAGGCATCTCTGGCATCAACGCCGCATACCGCGTGCAGAATGAGGCGCCGGCGGGTACTTCGTACGTGATCCTGGAGAGCCGCGACGCCATCGGCGGGACGTGGAATCTCTGGCGATACCCAGGCATCAGGTCCGACTCGGACGTCTTCACCTTCAGCTTTGGCTGGAACCCCTGGCCGGGCAGGGAGTCGCTTGCCTCGGGGGAAAAGATCAAGCAGTACATGGTCGAGTCTGCGCAGCAggccggcatcgacaagcACATTCGCCACGGCCACAAGGTCGTCTCGGCGAACTGGAGCCCAGACGACAAGTGCTGGGAGGtcatggcccagcagcaaggcggcggcgagcatcACGACGGCAAGGCGACGCGGCCGCCGCAGCTCTTCCGGGGTCGGTTTGTCTTCCTCGGCACCGGGTACTACGACTACCAGGAGCCGCTTGCCTCGGCCATCCCCGGCATCGACAACTTTGGCGGCAGGCTCATCAACCCGCAGCACTGGCCGCAGGACTACGACTACGCCAACAAGGAAATGGTCATTATTGGCAGCGGCGCGACGGCCATTTCCATCCtgcccgccgtcgccaacaaggtcaagcacGTCACCATGCTCCAGCGCAGCCCGAGCTGGTACCTCACGCTGAACCAGTACGGCAGAATAGCCCGCCTgctcgccgtcatcttcccCGATCGAATGGCGCGCCGGCTGAACCGGTACCGCTGGCTGATCCAGACCCAGATCCTGCTGTTTGTGAGCAGAAACATGCCCTTCGTCGCGGGAGGGTTGCTGCGCCTCCTCACTTCCCTCCAGCTCCCCAAGGACGCCGACTGGAAGAGGGACTTCCAGCCGCGGTACGGGCCGTGGGATCAAAGACTGTGCGTCGTCATGGACGGGGATCTCTTCGCCGCGCTCCGGTCGCGGCAGGCGAGTGTCGTGACGGACCACATCGACACCGTCGCCGAGGACGGCATCGTTTTGAAGTCGGGCCAGGTGCTCAAGGCCGACGTCATTGTGGCCGCGACGGGCATCCGGCTCaagtttggcggcggcatccgGTTCTCCGTCAACGGCGCCCCCGTCGACCTGACCGACCGGTTCGCCTGGAAGCAGTGCATGCTGCAGGACGTGCCGAACCTCGTCTTCTCGTTTGGATATGCCGAGAACTCGTGGACCCTGGGGgccgactgcgccgccaccGTCATGCTGCGCGTGATGAGGGAGCTGCAGCGGCAGAGGCTGACTTGGGCCGCGCCGCGGGTGGACGCGTCCGAGACCAAGACGATGGCGCCCAGGCCGTTGTGGAGGCTGACGTCGACGTACCTCGAGAACATGACGAGCGTGTTTCCCAAGGGGGGGACGGGCGAGTGGCGGCCTAGGTGGTATCCCTTTTTCGATCTTTGGGCCGCGAGCTGGGGAGGCATGAAGGGTCTGGCGATGGAGTAG